In Microbacterium maritypicum, the following are encoded in one genomic region:
- a CDS encoding SDR family NAD(P)-dependent oxidoreductase: protein MQIEGKVFAVTGAGNGMGREIALELVRKGARVAAIDRDEVALAQTAALAIVPNRVSIHRGDVTDAAGAAKLPGAIEAVHGHVDGLVNIAGIIHRFAHSSDLTQEEHERVFAVNYWGTVNMCRAFLPTLRQRPEASLTNMSSLSALVAFAGQTFYGASKGAVKQYTEGLYQELRGENVQVSAIYPGNISTEISKNSGVAMLDAGSKKVRATTPRDAGVAIVRGIERGSFRIVVGNDAKALDRLVRLAPRWTTNLIAKQMASVL, encoded by the coding sequence ATGCAGATCGAAGGAAAAGTGTTCGCCGTAACCGGGGCTGGAAACGGCATGGGACGCGAGATCGCACTCGAGCTGGTACGAAAAGGCGCGCGTGTCGCGGCTATCGACCGTGACGAAGTGGCACTCGCCCAAACTGCGGCTCTGGCCATCGTCCCGAACCGCGTCAGTATCCACCGGGGCGACGTCACTGACGCCGCCGGCGCCGCCAAGCTGCCCGGCGCCATCGAAGCCGTACACGGTCACGTGGACGGCCTGGTCAACATCGCCGGAATCATTCACCGTTTCGCCCACTCCTCCGATCTCACCCAGGAGGAGCACGAGCGCGTGTTCGCAGTGAACTACTGGGGCACCGTCAACATGTGCCGCGCGTTCCTACCCACACTCCGACAGCGGCCGGAAGCCTCGCTGACGAACATGTCCAGCTTGTCGGCTCTCGTCGCCTTTGCAGGACAGACGTTCTACGGGGCCAGCAAGGGCGCCGTCAAGCAGTACACCGAAGGCTTGTATCAGGAGCTCCGCGGCGAGAACGTGCAGGTGAGCGCCATCTACCCCGGGAACATCTCGACCGAGATCAGCAAGAACTCCGGCGTAGCGATGCTTGATGCGGGATCGAAGAAGGTTCGAGCCACGACACCACGTGATGCAGGCGTCGCCATCGTTCGCGGCATCGAGCGCGGTTCATTCCGAATCGTGGTCGGCAATGACGCGAAGGCCCTCGACCGGTTGGTGAGGTTGGCCCCGCGTTGGACCACGAACCTCATCGCGAAGCAGATGGCTTCAGTGCTGTGA
- a CDS encoding glycoside hydrolase family 2 TIM barrel-domain containing protein: MRPTAARSDTLLSTWRVTSDDGTEVTVRLPDDAMLRAGRDPEASGGAETGWFRGGDYDYVTQWSAPHGDGDVVLVFEGVQGDAEVMVNGENVGTVRSGYTETELTITDVVRRGEVNAIRVIVHHRDQPAERWYPGSGLYRPVHVITRPLTHFGLDSVRVTTTEIESARAGVRVDVRMSGEAPASTRVTARLSANGETVAQGLLHGASGAIHLDVADPRPWSADTPFRYELLVSAESADDVLDEWRGRVGLRTVSVDAHQGLRINGKRVLLAGACIHHDNGLLGAATHRAAEYRRIRILKDAGFNAIRSAHNPLSRDLLDACDELGMYVLDELADYWFVRKSRFDHSDRFRDTWRHDADALIAKDRNYASVIMYASGNEIPETATAAGVELSREITEYFHTADPTRPVTVAINLFLNAMVSMNASPYSAKGDRSEEAMAGSTEANVMINHIGRLMSVVSRLPRADRASRDAFATVDVAGYNYGIARYKGDAQRYPHRVILGSETLPSDVAKAWRLAQEIPAVIGDFVWAGWEYLGEAGVAVWVPGKKAGLAKPYPYVVAGPGMFDLTGRPDASLRLAQAAWGVLDAPVITVRPLDRAGQPYVRSAWRVTDAVESWAWRGSEGKRAEITVYSTADEIELVVGDRSIGRRRAGRNTEFRFSFTTRWESGTVRAIAYRDGIEVSRTELSSASDVSVQLRPEADTLLADGDDLAFVHVELADADGVVEMLDDDHVDLEVSGPAELVGFGTANPAPVDSFLSARTTTYRGRALAIVRSTGETGEVRITARSRHHGETTATLRAISSDASVSHEAPRLA, translated from the coding sequence ATGCGCCCCACCGCTGCGCGGTCCGACACGCTGTTGTCCACGTGGCGTGTTACTTCGGACGATGGGACCGAGGTCACCGTCCGCCTCCCCGATGATGCGATGCTGCGAGCTGGGCGTGACCCAGAGGCGAGCGGCGGCGCCGAGACCGGCTGGTTCCGCGGGGGCGACTACGACTACGTGACACAGTGGAGCGCCCCGCACGGAGACGGGGATGTCGTGCTCGTCTTCGAAGGCGTCCAGGGTGACGCAGAAGTCATGGTCAACGGCGAGAACGTCGGGACCGTGCGAAGCGGGTACACCGAGACAGAGCTGACAATCACGGACGTCGTGAGACGCGGCGAGGTCAACGCCATCCGCGTCATCGTCCACCACCGTGATCAGCCCGCAGAGCGATGGTATCCGGGCTCCGGACTGTACAGGCCCGTCCACGTGATCACTCGACCGCTGACACACTTCGGCCTCGACTCCGTGCGAGTGACGACCACCGAGATCGAGAGCGCACGCGCCGGTGTGCGCGTTGATGTGCGCATGTCCGGGGAGGCGCCGGCTTCGACACGCGTGACCGCTCGACTGAGCGCGAACGGCGAGACCGTCGCGCAGGGGCTGCTTCACGGCGCGTCCGGCGCTATTCATCTCGACGTCGCTGATCCCCGCCCGTGGAGCGCAGACACGCCCTTCCGCTACGAGCTACTCGTGAGCGCAGAGTCAGCCGACGACGTTCTCGACGAGTGGAGAGGCAGAGTCGGGCTTCGAACGGTGAGTGTCGACGCTCACCAAGGGCTTCGCATCAACGGCAAGCGAGTACTCCTCGCCGGAGCCTGCATCCACCATGACAACGGCCTCCTCGGTGCGGCGACCCATCGCGCAGCTGAGTACCGGCGGATCCGTATCCTCAAAGACGCGGGATTCAACGCGATTCGCAGCGCCCACAATCCGCTATCGCGGGATCTTCTCGACGCGTGTGACGAACTCGGGATGTACGTGTTGGACGAGCTCGCCGACTACTGGTTCGTGCGCAAGTCACGGTTCGACCACTCGGACCGATTCCGTGACACATGGCGCCACGATGCTGACGCGCTCATTGCGAAAGACCGCAACTACGCCAGCGTCATCATGTACGCCTCGGGTAACGAGATCCCGGAGACAGCCACCGCCGCGGGCGTTGAGCTGTCGCGCGAGATCACGGAGTACTTCCACACCGCGGACCCCACTAGGCCGGTCACCGTAGCCATCAATCTCTTCCTGAACGCGATGGTTTCGATGAACGCGTCGCCCTACAGCGCGAAGGGAGATCGCTCCGAGGAGGCGATGGCGGGAAGCACCGAAGCGAATGTGATGATCAATCACATCGGCCGGCTAATGAGCGTCGTCTCCCGCCTCCCGCGCGCAGACCGCGCCTCCCGCGACGCGTTCGCCACGGTCGACGTCGCCGGATACAACTACGGGATCGCACGCTACAAAGGCGATGCGCAACGCTACCCGCACCGCGTCATCTTGGGCTCAGAGACACTACCCAGCGATGTTGCGAAGGCGTGGCGCCTTGCTCAGGAGATCCCCGCCGTGATCGGCGACTTCGTGTGGGCGGGCTGGGAGTATCTCGGCGAGGCCGGAGTGGCCGTGTGGGTGCCAGGGAAGAAGGCCGGACTGGCGAAACCGTACCCGTATGTTGTCGCGGGCCCCGGGATGTTCGATCTCACTGGTCGGCCCGACGCGTCTCTTCGCCTCGCTCAGGCGGCTTGGGGTGTGCTGGACGCGCCCGTCATCACTGTTCGCCCACTCGACCGCGCCGGCCAACCCTACGTCCGGTCAGCGTGGCGTGTCACGGACGCGGTGGAAAGCTGGGCATGGCGCGGCAGCGAAGGAAAGCGCGCGGAGATCACGGTGTACAGCACCGCCGACGAGATCGAGCTGGTAGTGGGTGATCGCTCTATCGGGCGTCGGCGTGCCGGACGGAACACAGAGTTCCGCTTCTCGTTCACTACTCGGTGGGAGAGCGGAACCGTGCGCGCTATCGCTTACCGAGATGGCATAGAGGTCAGCCGCACTGAGCTGAGTTCTGCGTCCGACGTGAGCGTGCAGTTGCGTCCCGAAGCAGACACGCTTCTCGCCGACGGCGACGACCTCGCCTTCGTGCACGTTGAGCTGGCCGACGCGGACGGTGTCGTCGAGATGCTCGACGATGACCACGTTGACCTCGAAGTCAGCGGACCCGCCGAACTCGTCGGGTTTGGCACTGCGAATCCGGCGCCTGTGGACTCGTTCCTCTCGGCGCGCACGACGACCTACCGAGGGCGGGCGCTTGCAATTGTTCGCTCGACCGGGGAGACGGGCGAGGTGCGAATCACCGCGCGCTCTCGCCACCACGGGGAGACGACCGCCACCCTGCGGGCCATCTCATCCGACGCATCTGTCAGCCACGAGGCGCCACGCCTCGCGTGA
- a CDS encoding LacI family DNA-binding transcriptional regulator, which produces MTNSADVAARAGVSRSTVSQILNGHGHRFRPDMVDRVQSVARELGYRPSIAGRALARGTSDIVITLLPNISLGPRLRELIDRVTDELAQAGRTNLIRLSSGDAQIDEAVLALRPAGLWSVAPLAPTQRARLDEANVAVVDPPREYQEAIDREIGAMQARHLIERGYTAVAIATPEALREQPYATARERGALEECQRAGVAVLPTIRLSLERGSSQQTAEMLRGQSVGIAAYNDDVALAVMSAAIRAGRNVPDDIGVIGVDNTIASGVTEPSLTTIDIDVRFSAHEIVRALLDGPEVFTLDELDTMKSSVSVVDGGSTAR; this is translated from the coding sequence ATGACCAACAGTGCGGACGTGGCTGCGAGAGCAGGGGTCTCTAGGTCGACCGTGAGCCAGATTCTGAACGGCCACGGACACCGGTTTCGCCCGGACATGGTCGACCGCGTGCAGTCAGTCGCGCGAGAGCTCGGGTATCGACCGTCCATCGCAGGTCGAGCCCTCGCCAGGGGGACCAGCGACATCGTCATCACGCTCCTGCCCAATATCTCGCTCGGTCCGCGCCTGCGGGAACTCATCGACAGGGTCACTGACGAACTCGCACAAGCGGGCCGCACTAACCTCATCAGGTTGTCCTCTGGCGACGCGCAGATCGACGAAGCCGTCCTTGCGTTACGGCCCGCGGGGCTATGGAGCGTGGCGCCGCTGGCGCCAACCCAGCGCGCTCGCCTGGACGAAGCGAACGTGGCAGTAGTTGATCCGCCGCGTGAGTACCAGGAAGCCATCGACCGTGAAATCGGCGCGATGCAAGCACGTCACCTCATCGAACGGGGCTACACAGCCGTGGCTATCGCAACTCCCGAGGCGCTGCGCGAGCAGCCTTACGCGACGGCCCGTGAGCGAGGAGCGCTGGAGGAATGTCAGCGGGCGGGCGTCGCGGTGTTGCCGACCATCCGCCTTTCCCTCGAGCGGGGCAGTAGTCAGCAGACGGCCGAGATGCTGCGGGGGCAGAGCGTCGGCATTGCAGCGTACAACGATGATGTCGCGCTTGCCGTCATGTCGGCAGCCATTCGCGCCGGGCGCAACGTGCCGGACGATATCGGAGTCATCGGGGTGGACAACACGATTGCGTCAGGGGTGACGGAACCGTCGCTGACCACAATCGACATCGATGTGCGCTTCAGCGCCCACGAGATCGTGCGGGCGCTTCTCGACGGGCCGGAGGTCTTCACCCTCGACGAGCTTGACACCATGAAGTCGTCGGTCTCGGTGGTCGACGGAGGTAGCACGGCGCGCTGA
- a CDS encoding glycoside hydrolase family 3 C-terminal domain-containing protein gives MTHNPGETMSDSTPDIPLDDKLALLSGATFWETHSVPSAGIRPLFLADGPYGLRHQSGQHDNLAIFASDPATCFPPGVAVGSSWDPELAARVGTAVGREAVAQGVDVVLGPGVNIKRTPLCGRNFEYYSEDPLISGVLGAAYTTALQAEGPSVSVKHFAANNQETNRQTISSDVDERTLREIYLPAFERVVRDARPGSVMAAYNKINGVHAWANPWLLTQVLRDEWGFDGVVVSDWSSVTDPVAAVQAGLDLAMPAEPEHIEQLRAAAESGALSMDAVDAAVALLTALAARPRPERVEIDVDVHHALAQDVAEGCPVLLRNEHDVLPLPKGVDVAVIGLLATEPRFQGGGSANVNATKIDEPLAELRTLLEREGSTVTYAAGYSLVGSPDAESLADEAIAVARRADVAVVFAGLGEEQESEGFDRNTLDLPADQIHLIRRVAATAARTVVVLSHGGVVSLEGWHDDVDAILDAFVLGQGGGRAIARILTGAVNPSGRLAETIPLRLEDHPSWVNFPGEQGHVRYGEGVLVGYRYFSSSGTPVRYPFGYGLSYSSFDSSLDSVEVTGSDSATVTVSVRNTGERAGAHVVQVYVSTDAGDVRRPTRELRAFEKVPLDPGESREVRFELDRRSFAYWDVERADWSVKEGEYRVQLADDASSVCGEVAIELEGDKSASAVTLDSAIAAWLDHPSIGEETNQTLGFASVEVPAEQMAQVRSMTMRQFVRISGLPVPLEALQLLADRTH, from the coding sequence GTGACCCACAACCCAGGAGAAACCATGTCTGATTCCACCCCGGACATCCCGCTGGATGACAAGCTCGCGCTACTGTCAGGCGCCACGTTCTGGGAGACCCACTCGGTGCCTTCCGCCGGCATCCGGCCACTCTTCCTCGCTGACGGCCCGTACGGGTTGCGACACCAGTCCGGCCAGCACGACAATCTGGCGATCTTCGCCAGTGATCCCGCCACCTGCTTCCCTCCTGGTGTGGCCGTCGGCTCCAGCTGGGACCCGGAGCTGGCTGCACGCGTCGGCACCGCGGTCGGTCGCGAGGCCGTCGCGCAGGGCGTGGATGTCGTGCTCGGACCTGGGGTGAACATCAAGCGCACCCCATTGTGCGGGCGGAACTTCGAGTACTACTCAGAGGATCCGCTCATCTCTGGGGTCCTCGGCGCTGCGTACACCACGGCCCTGCAAGCCGAGGGCCCGTCGGTGTCCGTCAAGCATTTTGCGGCGAACAATCAAGAGACAAACCGGCAGACCATCAGCTCGGACGTTGACGAGCGGACGCTGCGCGAGATCTACCTCCCCGCTTTCGAGCGCGTGGTGCGGGACGCTCGACCGGGCTCGGTGATGGCGGCGTACAACAAGATCAACGGTGTTCACGCCTGGGCTAACCCGTGGCTGTTGACTCAGGTACTGCGTGACGAGTGGGGCTTTGACGGCGTCGTCGTCTCGGACTGGAGCTCCGTCACCGACCCGGTCGCCGCCGTGCAGGCGGGCCTCGACCTCGCCATGCCCGCCGAGCCCGAGCACATCGAGCAGTTGCGTGCGGCGGCAGAATCCGGGGCGCTCAGCATGGACGCCGTCGATGCTGCCGTCGCTCTCTTGACCGCTTTGGCGGCCCGACCCCGCCCCGAGCGAGTCGAGATTGACGTGGACGTCCACCATGCCCTCGCGCAGGACGTGGCTGAAGGCTGCCCAGTACTTCTCCGTAACGAGCACGACGTCCTGCCGCTTCCCAAGGGAGTGGACGTCGCTGTCATCGGACTTCTCGCGACCGAGCCCCGTTTCCAGGGCGGTGGGAGCGCGAACGTCAACGCCACGAAGATTGATGAGCCTCTCGCCGAGCTGCGAACGCTGCTCGAGCGTGAGGGATCGACCGTCACCTACGCAGCCGGGTACAGTCTCGTCGGCAGCCCGGACGCCGAGTCTCTTGCAGACGAGGCCATCGCCGTCGCGCGTCGCGCTGATGTCGCGGTGGTTTTCGCGGGCCTTGGAGAGGAACAGGAGTCCGAGGGCTTCGACAGGAACACGCTGGACCTCCCCGCAGATCAGATCCACCTGATCCGTCGGGTCGCCGCCACTGCTGCGCGCACGGTCGTCGTGCTCTCCCACGGAGGTGTCGTGAGCCTGGAGGGCTGGCACGACGACGTCGATGCGATCCTCGATGCTTTCGTACTCGGCCAGGGCGGCGGACGCGCCATTGCTCGCATCCTCACGGGAGCGGTCAACCCATCCGGACGGCTGGCGGAGACGATCCCGCTGCGCCTCGAGGATCACCCGTCGTGGGTGAACTTCCCCGGGGAGCAGGGCCACGTTCGGTACGGCGAAGGAGTGCTCGTTGGATACCGCTACTTCTCCAGTTCAGGGACGCCGGTGCGCTACCCGTTCGGGTACGGGCTCTCCTACAGCTCGTTCGATTCTTCGCTCGACTCCGTCGAGGTGACGGGGTCCGACTCCGCGACCGTCACTGTGAGCGTCCGCAACACGGGCGAGCGGGCTGGCGCGCACGTGGTGCAGGTGTACGTCTCCACCGATGCGGGTGACGTGCGTCGGCCCACGCGCGAGTTGCGGGCTTTCGAGAAGGTCCCTCTCGATCCTGGAGAGTCGCGGGAAGTGCGGTTCGAACTCGATAGGCGCAGTTTCGCCTACTGGGACGTGGAGCGCGCCGACTGGAGTGTGAAGGAGGGCGAATATCGCGTGCAGCTTGCGGACGACGCATCCAGTGTCTGTGGAGAAGTAGCGATTGAGCTTGAAGGCGATAAGTCCGCAAGCGCAGTCACGCTCGACAGCGCGATTGCCGCATGGCTGGACCACCCCTCCATCGGGGAGGAGACGAACCAGACCCTGGGGTTCGCGTCCGTAGAAGTGCCCGCTGAACAGATGGCTCAGGTGCGCTCTATGACGATGCGGCAGTTCGTCCGCATCTCGGGCCTGCCCGTGCCGCTCGAGGCGCTGCAGCTGCTCGCCGACCGTACACACTGA
- a CDS encoding beta-glucosidase: MNDDYLPYRDSTQPVGVRVRDLLERMTLEEKAAQTASPFGTAVDAHTPPATGWGTATAAIAALNLPPREAAARVNELQRKHIEDTRLGIPVLLAEEALLGFKVQGATTFPDAIAQAATWDPELIREMGAEIGAQMAALGARMALSPLADVARDPRWGRVGETYGEDPYLVGSTASAFVRGLQNAVPGSPIIAALKHFVAYGASDGGRNTEPAQVGDRLLREFYGVPFEMAIRDGGADGIMPSYNDLDGVPVTGSPELLDGLLRQDYGFDGVVISDLDAIGQLHTKHGVSDSLVASFADAIRAGVDIDLDNRVSTDRIVEAVETGLLTEGELDRAVGAILRAKFRLGLFENPYVDIDSVPETLDSSAARGLARRVAERSVVLLKNDAVNGTPLLPLTRTPDTIAVIGPNADRPMGQLGHYAYQVLDSMTKRFALAANPQARLEDVEELRGKTGADDADLLVDTVPLVTFLQGIRERAGDAATVLHEVGCPVERMDRSDIPAAVDAARRSDLAVLVVGDQAGINGFGTVGEGLDSATCELPGVQRELVEAVLDTGTPTIVVLSHARPYVLGWLADRAPAIVSAWLGGEEAGAATAAVLFGDVNPAGRLPIAMLENVGSAPVPYWRTLQSNDSYVDGSARAVFPFGHGLSYSQFEYRDLAFQAPQVGTDGVIRCTFTVSNTSDRDGDEVVQVYGRDLVARVVRRSRVLLGFQRVFLRAGEERQVLVEIPSEMFALWDRREGWVVEPGALRLFIGGSSASTPLKGSVELSGEVHHCSRNRALWSTVTVDGELTDVVEVARVEVAVPALTSASTIGDWLSHPRGRAVLSDALNGADEETLAQAIGLTLDQLVMYSQGALPADLPQTLLTQVTEV; encoded by the coding sequence ATGAACGACGACTACCTGCCCTACCGCGACTCCACCCAACCTGTGGGGGTGCGAGTACGAGACCTCCTCGAGCGCATGACACTCGAAGAGAAAGCTGCCCAGACGGCGTCACCTTTTGGCACGGCTGTCGATGCACACACCCCGCCTGCGACAGGCTGGGGTACTGCAACCGCCGCCATCGCTGCATTGAACTTGCCGCCCCGGGAGGCGGCGGCGCGCGTGAACGAACTGCAGCGCAAGCACATCGAGGACACGCGCCTCGGTATCCCCGTCCTTCTCGCGGAGGAGGCGCTCCTCGGTTTCAAAGTCCAGGGCGCGACCACCTTCCCGGACGCCATCGCTCAGGCAGCGACGTGGGATCCGGAACTCATCAGGGAGATGGGTGCGGAGATCGGGGCTCAGATGGCAGCCCTCGGCGCGAGGATGGCGCTGTCTCCGCTCGCAGACGTCGCTCGCGACCCGCGATGGGGACGAGTCGGCGAGACCTACGGTGAGGACCCCTACCTCGTCGGCTCGACGGCATCGGCCTTCGTTCGGGGGCTGCAGAACGCGGTCCCGGGAAGTCCGATCATCGCGGCGCTCAAGCATTTTGTCGCTTATGGGGCGAGCGACGGCGGACGCAATACCGAGCCCGCTCAGGTGGGAGACCGACTCCTGCGCGAGTTCTACGGTGTTCCGTTCGAAATGGCGATCCGCGATGGGGGCGCCGATGGAATCATGCCGTCCTACAACGACCTCGACGGCGTGCCCGTCACCGGGTCCCCGGAACTCCTCGACGGCCTCCTCCGCCAGGACTATGGCTTCGACGGAGTAGTCATCTCCGACCTCGACGCCATCGGGCAGCTCCATACCAAGCATGGCGTGAGCGATTCGCTGGTGGCCTCGTTTGCTGACGCCATTCGCGCAGGCGTGGATATCGACCTCGACAACCGCGTCTCCACCGACCGCATTGTGGAGGCCGTCGAGACGGGACTGCTCACCGAAGGCGAGCTGGACCGGGCCGTCGGGGCAATCCTCCGGGCAAAGTTCCGCCTGGGCCTCTTCGAGAACCCCTACGTGGATATCGATTCGGTCCCGGAGACTCTCGACTCTTCCGCTGCACGGGGGCTGGCGCGGCGGGTCGCCGAACGCTCGGTGGTCCTGCTCAAGAACGACGCGGTCAACGGCACCCCGCTTCTCCCGCTGACGAGGACGCCTGACACCATCGCCGTCATCGGGCCGAACGCGGACCGGCCCATGGGTCAGCTCGGGCACTACGCCTACCAGGTCCTCGACAGCATGACGAAGCGGTTCGCCCTCGCGGCGAACCCGCAGGCTCGTCTCGAAGATGTCGAGGAGCTGCGTGGCAAGACCGGCGCCGACGACGCCGATCTCCTCGTGGACACCGTGCCGCTCGTCACCTTCCTCCAGGGAATCCGCGAGCGCGCTGGTGACGCGGCAACCGTGTTGCACGAAGTGGGGTGCCCGGTCGAGCGCATGGACCGCTCAGACATCCCGGCCGCCGTCGACGCAGCCCGACGCTCCGATCTCGCCGTCCTTGTTGTCGGCGACCAGGCTGGCATCAACGGCTTCGGGACAGTCGGAGAGGGACTCGACAGCGCTACATGCGAGCTACCGGGCGTGCAGCGCGAGCTGGTGGAAGCAGTCCTGGACACGGGCACACCGACCATCGTCGTGCTCAGCCATGCGCGCCCGTACGTGCTGGGCTGGCTCGCAGACCGTGCTCCGGCAATCGTCTCTGCCTGGCTCGGCGGAGAGGAAGCCGGAGCCGCGACCGCCGCCGTGCTTTTCGGCGACGTGAACCCGGCAGGCAGGCTCCCTATCGCCATGCTGGAGAATGTTGGCTCCGCGCCCGTTCCCTACTGGAGGACGCTGCAGAGCAACGACAGCTATGTCGACGGCTCGGCACGCGCGGTGTTCCCCTTTGGACACGGACTCAGCTACAGCCAGTTCGAATACCGTGATCTCGCATTCCAGGCACCCCAAGTCGGAACCGACGGCGTGATCCGCTGCACATTCACCGTTTCGAACACGAGCGACCGAGACGGCGACGAAGTCGTTCAGGTGTACGGTCGCGACCTGGTGGCGCGAGTCGTTCGTCGATCTCGCGTGCTGCTGGGTTTCCAGCGAGTCTTCCTCCGCGCGGGTGAAGAGCGACAGGTGCTGGTCGAGATCCCCTCGGAGATGTTCGCGTTGTGGGACCGCCGGGAAGGCTGGGTGGTCGAACCGGGAGCCCTCCGCCTCTTCATCGGCGGGTCGTCCGCATCCACGCCCCTGAAGGGCAGTGTCGAGCTGAGTGGCGAAGTTCACCATTGCTCTCGTAACCGAGCGCTCTGGAGCACCGTCACTGTGGATGGCGAGCTGACCGATGTCGTCGAGGTTGCGCGCGTGGAGGTGGCGGTTCCGGCGTTGACCTCCGCGAGCACCATCGGGGACTGGTTGAGTCACCCCCGGGGACGGGCAGTGTTGTCTGACGCCCTGAACGGCGCCGACGAAGAGACACTGGCGCAGGCCATCGGTCTCACGCTCGATCAACTCGTGATGTACAGCCAAGGCGCTCTGCCAGCCGATCTGCCGCAGACGCTCCTGACGCAGGTCACCGAGGTCTAA
- a CDS encoding DUF5597 domain-containing protein yields the protein MTLLPSTTDLWTGPYLSVDGRPFVVIGAEVHNSSSSTERAITASFDTVALLGANTVLAPVAWDLFEPVEGTYDTRLVDAMIEGARSRGLKLIPLWFGSWKNAASTYVPAWVKRDAERFPRSLLSTGHHAEHLTPFGSTSREADARAFAALMQHIAAVDADRTVIAVQVENEIGLLGDTRDRSNNAERLFNDRVPAAVIHAVAGDVDAPLHAEWVAHGSLREGTWAEVFPAGDRVDEAFMAAGFAAYTQVVAAAGRAELNVPLFVNAWLDRDSVLDGPVALAGGKRPGQYPSGGPVLPVAAIWEELAPDIDFLAPDIYVDDITEVLAGFKARRGRLLIPELRGDSPGIPQMFEAIGNHAALGVSPFGVDSYTPTDPEFAPLTDAFHLLRAAAAVVAVNPDAQMRAIILNEENPGAEIVLGDVTVTLHTKDEWGYVTPVYPGYAIVIEDGPNGVYLLGRGFWITLAGTDGRTASFLSATAFELEGDELVPTLRLNGDETASGSLIPYPFPGSGLVPGRAIPTRIPETGITRFSTYAI from the coding sequence GTGACACTGTTGCCTAGCACGACTGACCTTTGGACCGGGCCGTACCTGAGCGTGGACGGCCGACCCTTCGTGGTCATCGGAGCGGAGGTACATAACTCCAGCTCAAGCACCGAACGGGCGATCACCGCGTCTTTCGACACCGTCGCGCTCCTCGGCGCCAACACGGTTCTTGCACCTGTCGCATGGGACCTCTTCGAACCGGTTGAGGGCACCTACGACACGCGCCTTGTCGACGCGATGATTGAGGGAGCGCGTTCGCGAGGCTTGAAGCTCATCCCTCTGTGGTTCGGGTCCTGGAAGAACGCCGCTTCGACGTACGTCCCAGCATGGGTGAAGCGGGACGCGGAGCGCTTCCCGCGCTCTCTCCTATCAACCGGTCACCATGCCGAACATCTCACGCCGTTCGGGTCCACGTCACGCGAGGCCGATGCGCGCGCGTTCGCTGCCCTGATGCAGCACATAGCCGCTGTGGACGCCGACCGCACGGTGATCGCGGTGCAGGTGGAGAACGAGATCGGGTTGCTCGGCGACACCCGCGACCGCAGCAATAATGCGGAGCGCCTGTTCAATGACCGTGTACCTGCAGCTGTCATCCATGCTGTTGCCGGGGACGTCGACGCCCCCCTCCACGCGGAATGGGTCGCCCACGGCAGCCTGAGGGAAGGAACTTGGGCGGAGGTCTTCCCTGCGGGCGACCGCGTCGACGAAGCGTTCATGGCGGCCGGTTTCGCCGCCTACACGCAGGTCGTGGCTGCCGCGGGGCGAGCGGAATTGAATGTTCCCCTCTTCGTCAACGCCTGGCTCGACCGCGATAGCGTACTCGACGGCCCGGTCGCCCTTGCCGGCGGCAAACGGCCTGGACAGTATCCGAGTGGCGGACCCGTTCTGCCGGTCGCCGCGATCTGGGAAGAACTCGCCCCGGACATCGATTTCCTCGCACCTGACATTTACGTCGATGACATCACAGAGGTACTCGCCGGTTTCAAGGCTCGCCGGGGGCGCCTGCTCATCCCGGAGTTGCGCGGCGACTCTCCCGGCATCCCGCAGATGTTCGAAGCCATCGGCAACCACGCGGCGCTTGGCGTCTCCCCGTTCGGTGTGGACTCCTATACGCCGACAGATCCTGAGTTTGCTCCCCTCACCGACGCCTTTCACCTCCTTCGGGCTGCGGCAGCCGTCGTCGCGGTCAATCCGGACGCGCAGATGCGCGCCATCATCCTGAACGAAGAAAACCCAGGTGCGGAGATCGTCCTCGGCGACGTGACGGTGACCTTGCACACGAAGGATGAGTGGGGGTACGTCACACCGGTCTATCCCGGGTACGCCATCGTCATCGAGGACGGCCCGAACGGGGTCTATCTCCTCGGCCGAGGTTTCTGGATCACCCTGGCAGGCACGGACGGACGGACGGCTTCCTTCCTTTCCGCGACCGCGTTCGAGCTCGAGGGCGACGAGCTTGTTCCGACGCTGCGCCTAAACGGCGATGAGACCGCCTCGGGCTCGCTGATCCCCTATCCCTTCCCCGGGAGCGGGCTGGTACCTGGCCGCGCCATTCCCACCCGTATCCCTGAGACGGGAATCACCCGGTTCTCCACCTACGCGATCTGA